One window of Flavobacterium ammonificans genomic DNA carries:
- a CDS encoding trans-sulfuration enzyme family protein, whose amino-acid sequence MNEHDFGFETQAIRGQLERTQYLEHSVPLYLTSSFVFEDAEDMRASFADEKERNIYSRYSNPNTIEFINKVCQMEGAETGFAFASGMAAVYSTFATLLKSGDHIVSASSVFGATHSLFVNYFPKWNIETTYFDINAPETIESCIQPNTKILFAESPTNPAVDIIDLELLGNIAKKHNLILIIDNCFATPYLQQPIKWGADLVIHSATKLMDGQGRVLGGITVGRADLIKDIYLFSRLTGPTLSPFNAWVLSKSLETLAVRLEKHCENALKVVEFLENHPQVNKVKYPFLKSHPQHAIAQKQMKLGGNIVAFEIKGGIEAGRAFLDKIKLCSLSPNLGDTRTIVTHPASTTHSKLSVQERLAVSITDGLVRVSVGLETVADVIADLEQALS is encoded by the coding sequence ATGAACGAACACGATTTTGGTTTTGAAACTCAAGCGATACGCGGTCAATTAGAAAGAACACAATATTTGGAGCATTCAGTGCCTTTGTACTTAACCTCTAGTTTTGTTTTTGAAGATGCTGAAGATATGCGCGCTTCTTTTGCAGACGAAAAAGAGCGCAATATTTATAGCCGTTATAGTAATCCTAATACGATTGAATTCATTAATAAAGTGTGCCAAATGGAAGGTGCCGAAACCGGTTTTGCTTTTGCATCAGGTATGGCAGCCGTGTATTCTACTTTTGCCACTCTATTGAAATCTGGAGATCATATTGTTTCAGCAAGTAGTGTTTTTGGAGCAACGCATTCGTTGTTTGTAAACTATTTTCCGAAATGGAATATTGAAACTACTTATTTTGACATTAATGCTCCAGAGACAATAGAAAGTTGTATCCAACCCAATACTAAAATTTTATTTGCAGAGTCGCCAACGAATCCTGCGGTAGATATTATCGATTTGGAATTGTTGGGAAATATTGCCAAAAAACACAATTTGATTTTAATCATTGACAACTGTTTTGCAACGCCGTATTTGCAACAGCCTATCAAATGGGGAGCAGATTTGGTGATCCATTCCGCTACTAAATTGATGGATGGACAAGGGCGTGTTTTGGGCGGAATCACAGTTGGTAGAGCTGATTTGATTAAAGATATTTATCTTTTTTCTCGATTAACAGGACCTACTTTATCTCCGTTTAATGCGTGGGTTTTGTCAAAAAGTCTGGAAACATTAGCCGTTCGTTTAGAGAAACATTGCGAAAATGCGTTAAAAGTAGTCGAGTTTTTAGAAAACCATCCTCAAGTAAATAAAGTTAAATATCCCTTCTTGAAATCGCATCCTCAGCACGCTATTGCGCAAAAGCAAATGAAGTTAGGAGGCAATATTGTCGCTTTCGAAATCAAAGGCGGAATCGAAGCTGGAAGAGCCTTTTTGGATAAAATAAAATTATGCTCTCTGTCGCCAAATCTTGGAGACACCAGAACAATTGTTACTCATCCAGCATCAACAACACATAGTAAATTATCTGTTCAAGAACGTTTAGCGGTAAGCATAACTGATGGTTTAGTTCGTGTTTCGGTAGGTTTAGAAACGGTTGCGGATGTAATTGCTGATTTGGAACAAGCCTTGTCTTAA
- a CDS encoding nitrite/sulfite reductase encodes MESFRTEIENPIVQKDIIDLERKIRLFKEGKIDDERFRSLRLARGVYGQRQEGVQMIRIKLPFGKVSSEQLVRITKVSDEYSTGRLHITTRQDIQIHYVSLDRTPQLWADLEKDDITLREACGNTVRNITASENAGIDPEEPFDVSPYVHALFQFFLRNPVCQEMGRKFKMSFSSSDKDTALSYLHDLGFIPKIVNGERGFKVMLGGGLGSQPSHAELLSEFVPVNQIIPMTEGVLRIFDRYGERAKRLKARMKFLIKDIGKDEFLRLVEEEKKALSFQTVEIDTTAFEGPIPAPLVTAPKVTIEDVAAFEAWKKSNVIAQKQAGYVAIGIKVALGDFYTDKARALADLIKNYGANELRFTLRQDILIRNIKEENLPFFYQELAKLDFVTLGYNTINDVTACPGTDTCNLGIASSTGIAVELERVLATEYPQYSNNQEITIKISGCMNACGQHNMAEIGFQGMSINSGKLVAPALQVLLGGGNLGNGQGRFSDKVIKIPSRRGPEALRLILNDFEANANGQSFLNYYDAKGEKYFYEYLKPLADVTNLTEADFVDWGNADNYVKAVGVGECAGVVIDLVATLLVEAKDKLTFSQEAVNDQKWSDSIYLTYAGFVNAAKALLLAENQKTNHHAGIIDLFDTVFVETNTIQLATAFKDLVYQIKANEASEVFAKEYLEQAKAFFETIEKYREKDLADA; translated from the coding sequence ATGGAAAGTTTTAGAACCGAAATAGAAAATCCGATTGTCCAAAAAGACATTATCGATTTAGAAAGAAAAATTCGATTATTCAAAGAAGGAAAAATTGATGACGAACGTTTTCGTAGCCTTCGTTTAGCCAGAGGAGTGTATGGTCAGCGTCAAGAAGGGGTGCAAATGATTCGTATCAAATTGCCTTTTGGTAAAGTGAGCAGCGAACAATTAGTGCGAATTACTAAAGTGTCTGACGAATATTCGACAGGACGTTTGCACATTACTACGCGTCAGGATATTCAAATCCACTACGTAAGTTTGGATAGAACGCCGCAGCTTTGGGCTGATTTGGAAAAAGACGATATCACGCTGAGAGAAGCTTGCGGAAATACGGTTAGAAATATTACAGCGAGTGAAAATGCGGGGATTGATCCGGAAGAACCATTTGATGTGTCGCCTTATGTACACGCTTTGTTTCAGTTTTTCTTAAGAAATCCAGTGTGTCAAGAAATGGGACGTAAATTCAAAATGTCTTTTTCTTCTTCTGATAAAGATACAGCTTTGAGTTATTTGCACGATTTAGGATTCATTCCAAAAATTGTCAATGGAGAGCGCGGATTCAAAGTGATGTTAGGCGGTGGGTTAGGTTCACAACCAAGCCATGCCGAATTACTTTCTGAATTTGTTCCGGTCAATCAAATCATTCCGATGACAGAAGGTGTGTTGCGTATTTTTGATCGCTATGGCGAAAGAGCCAAACGCTTGAAAGCCCGTATGAAATTCTTAATTAAAGATATTGGTAAAGACGAATTCTTGCGATTGGTAGAAGAAGAGAAAAAAGCCTTGTCTTTTCAGACAGTAGAAATTGACACTACTGCTTTTGAAGGTCCAATTCCAGCACCATTAGTAACTGCTCCAAAAGTAACTATCGAAGATGTTGCAGCTTTTGAGGCTTGGAAAAAATCAAACGTCATTGCTCAAAAACAAGCGGGATATGTGGCTATCGGAATCAAAGTAGCGTTAGGCGATTTTTATACGGATAAAGCAAGAGCTTTAGCTGATTTGATTAAAAATTATGGTGCCAATGAATTGCGTTTTACCTTGCGTCAAGACATTTTGATTCGTAACATTAAAGAAGAAAACTTGCCATTCTTTTACCAAGAATTAGCCAAGTTGGATTTTGTTACTTTAGGGTACAACACCATCAATGATGTTACGGCTTGTCCTGGAACCGATACCTGTAATTTAGGGATTGCCAGTAGTACTGGAATCGCAGTAGAATTAGAACGCGTTTTAGCAACAGAATATCCGCAATACAGCAACAATCAAGAAATCACGATTAAAATCAGTGGTTGTATGAATGCTTGTGGACAACATAATATGGCAGAAATTGGTTTTCAAGGAATGTCAATCAATTCTGGAAAATTAGTAGCACCAGCCCTTCAGGTATTGTTGGGTGGAGGAAACTTAGGAAACGGTCAAGGTCGTTTTTCAGATAAAGTAATTAAAATTCCAAGTCGAAGAGGACCTGAAGCCTTGCGTTTGATCTTAAATGATTTTGAAGCAAATGCCAACGGACAATCGTTCTTGAATTATTATGATGCCAAAGGAGAAAAATATTTTTACGAATATTTGAAACCTTTGGCTGATGTAACCAATTTAACAGAAGCTGATTTTGTCGATTGGGGAAATGCAGACAACTACGTAAAAGCAGTTGGTGTAGGTGAATGTGCGGGAGTTGTTATTGACTTAGTAGCTACATTATTGGTAGAAGCCAAAGACAAATTGACGTTTTCTCAAGAAGCGGTGAACGATCAAAAATGGTCGGATTCCATTTATTTGACTTACGCAGGATTTGTGAATGCTGCCAAAGCGTTATTGCTTGCTGAAAATCAAAAAACAAACCACCACGCCGGAATCATCGATTTGTTTGACACCGTTTTTGTGGAAACCAATACCATTCAACTAGCAACTGCTTTCAAAGATTTGGTGTACCAAATTAAAGCGAACGAAGCTTCAGAAGTATTTGCGAAAGAGTATTTAGAACAAGCAAAAGCATTCTTCGAAACGATTGAAAAATATAGAGAAAAAGATTTAGCTGATGCATAA
- the cobA gene encoding uroporphyrinogen-III C-methyltransferase, which yields MHKTIQPKVTLVGAGPGDPDLLTIKGANALAEAQVVLYDALANEEILTYAPKKSIKIFVGKRKGCHAYSQDEINQLIVDNALTYGHVVRLKGGDPFIFGRGSEEIDFVESFGIPTAVVPGISSSVAVPAYQGISLTKRGVSESFWVITGTTSDRKLSTDVALAAQSSATVVILMGMSKLAQIVSLFQNESKGTTPVAIIQNGTTPKVKIGVGTIDTIQNVVAEKKLSSPAIIVIGEVVRESNKLKDFYHDYLIEKR from the coding sequence ATGCATAAAACAATACAACCCAAAGTAACTTTAGTTGGTGCTGGTCCAGGCGATCCAGACTTGCTAACTATCAAAGGAGCCAATGCTTTAGCAGAAGCTCAGGTGGTTTTGTATGATGCCTTGGCAAACGAAGAAATTCTAACCTATGCACCAAAAAAATCAATCAAGATTTTTGTGGGAAAAAGAAAAGGATGTCACGCGTATTCGCAAGACGAAATCAATCAATTGATTGTGGACAATGCCCTGACTTATGGACACGTAGTGCGTTTAAAAGGAGGCGACCCGTTTATTTTTGGTCGTGGAAGTGAAGAAATTGATTTTGTTGAGAGCTTTGGAATTCCTACAGCCGTAGTGCCTGGAATATCTTCTTCGGTAGCAGTGCCGGCTTATCAAGGAATTTCATTAACTAAACGCGGAGTTTCAGAAAGTTTTTGGGTAATTACAGGAACTACTTCGGATAGAAAATTGTCAACTGATGTAGCTTTAGCTGCACAATCATCAGCCACGGTGGTGATTTTGATGGGAATGAGTAAATTGGCGCAGATTGTGAGTTTGTTCCAAAACGAATCAAAAGGAACAACTCCGGTAGCCATTATTCAAAACGGAACGACTCCAAAAGTAAAAATAGGAGTGGGAACCATTGATACGATTCAAAACGTAGTAGCAGAAAAGAAATTAAGTTCACCTGCCATTATTGTTATTGGCGAAGTGGTAAGAGAAAGTAATAAACTAAAAGATTTCTATCACGACTATTTGATAGAAAAAAGATAA
- the cysD gene encoding sulfate adenylyltransferase subunit CysD, whose protein sequence is MSSIVKTNALECEAIYIFREVIAQFEKPVLLFSGGKDSITLVRLAQKAFFPAKIPFPLLHVDTGHNFPETIEFRDKLVAELGLELIVRNVQDAIDQGKVVEESGKYSSRNSLQTTTLLDAIEEFKFDACIGGARRDEEKARAKERIFSVRDDFGQWDEKNQRPELFDLLNGKIELGQNVRVFPISNWTELDVWSYIEQEGIEIPSIYFSHKRKVFLRDGLIWSHSPFVYQEEDEEIEERIVRFRTVGDMSCTAAVESYAATIQEVVGEIRSSTISERGARIDDKRSEAAMEKRKQQGYF, encoded by the coding sequence ATGAGTTCAATAGTAAAAACAAATGCTTTAGAATGCGAAGCGATCTATATTTTTAGAGAAGTAATTGCTCAATTTGAAAAACCCGTATTGCTTTTTTCAGGTGGAAAAGATTCAATTACATTAGTACGTTTAGCACAAAAAGCCTTTTTTCCTGCCAAAATTCCTTTTCCATTGTTGCACGTAGATACTGGACACAACTTTCCTGAGACGATTGAATTTAGAGATAAATTGGTAGCCGAATTAGGGTTAGAATTAATTGTTCGCAATGTACAAGATGCTATTGATCAAGGAAAAGTAGTTGAAGAATCTGGGAAATATTCGAGTAGAAATAGCTTACAGACGACTACACTTTTGGATGCGATTGAAGAATTCAAATTTGATGCTTGTATTGGAGGAGCGCGAAGAGATGAAGAAAAAGCAAGAGCGAAAGAACGAATTTTTTCGGTACGTGATGATTTTGGTCAGTGGGATGAAAAAAACCAACGTCCTGAATTGTTTGATTTGTTGAACGGAAAAATTGAGTTGGGACAAAACGTTCGTGTTTTCCCAATTTCGAACTGGACAGAATTAGACGTTTGGAGTTATATCGAACAAGAAGGAATCGAAATTCCATCGATTTATTTTTCACACAAACGTAAAGTATTTTTGAGAGACGGGTTGATTTGGTCGCATTCGCCATTTGTTTACCAAGAGGAAGATGAAGAAATTGAAGAGAGAATTGTTCGTTTTAGAACGGTAGGTGATATGAGTTGTACGGCGGCTGTTGAATCATATGCAGCTACTATTCAAGAAGTAGTAGGAGAAATTCGATCCTCAACCATTTCTGAAAGAGGGGCTAGAATTGACGATAAACGTTCAGAAGCGGCAATGGAGAAAAGAAAACAACAAGGGTACTTTTAA
- a CDS encoding OsmC family protein — translation MKITLERVNDNFHFQLKNDRGHLVNVDARPEYGGNDMGPSPMELVLMGVAGCSGIDMISILKKQRQEITSFKAEVEGERVPVGEANPFKTIHVVFFLEGPINEDKAAKAAKLSFEKYCSVSKTLEPTATILYKVVLNNKPL, via the coding sequence ATGAAAATAACATTAGAAAGAGTAAATGATAACTTTCATTTTCAATTAAAAAATGATAGAGGGCATCTTGTCAATGTGGATGCGCGTCCAGAGTATGGAGGAAACGATATGGGGCCAAGTCCAATGGAATTGGTTTTGATGGGTGTTGCGGGTTGTAGCGGAATTGATATGATTTCAATTTTGAAAAAACAACGTCAAGAAATCACGTCTTTTAAAGCTGAGGTAGAAGGGGAACGAGTTCCTGTTGGAGAGGCAAATCCTTTCAAAACAATCCACGTGGTTTTCTTTTTGGAAGGCCCAATTAATGAAGACAAAGCAGCTAAAGCGGCAAAATTATCCTTTGAAAAATATTGTTCGGTTTCCAAAACATTGGAGCCAACGGCAACCATTTTGTACAAAGTAGTATTGAATAACAAACCATTGTAG
- a CDS encoding sulfite exporter TauE/SafE family protein has protein sequence MSQEVKENTVSVNAKVPFKQRLWVIIPVALLVGLISNLIYNHHAEFSWDGLVADFDQEFLIFFSIGVFAQLVDGTLGMGYGATSTSFLLAYGIPPAISSTGVHVAEMFTTGVSAISHHRFGNINKKLVRHLLIPGVLGSVTGAYLLSDVIDGDVIKPFIAVYMIALAIIIIRKAAQKKIVKKKTKRLSILASFGGFMDAVGGGGWGPIVTSTLLGRGRNPRYTIGSVNAAEFAVSFASGVTFMLFGGIEGWQVIIGLILGGVIAAPIAAILVNKIKRQPMMIAVGILIIILSLRTLYKLL, from the coding sequence ATGAGTCAAGAAGTTAAAGAAAATACAGTTTCAGTAAACGCAAAAGTACCTTTCAAACAACGTTTGTGGGTTATTATTCCAGTTGCTTTATTGGTAGGCTTGATTTCTAATTTAATCTACAACCATCATGCGGAGTTTTCTTGGGATGGTTTAGTCGCAGATTTTGATCAAGAATTTTTAATCTTTTTCTCAATTGGAGTATTTGCTCAGTTAGTAGACGGCACTTTAGGAATGGGGTATGGAGCTACTTCCACTTCGTTTTTATTGGCTTATGGTATTCCGCCTGCAATCAGCAGTACAGGAGTTCACGTTGCAGAGATGTTTACTACGGGAGTTTCGGCTATATCGCACCATCGTTTTGGAAATATCAACAAAAAACTAGTGCGACATTTGTTAATTCCTGGAGTTTTGGGTTCTGTTACAGGAGCCTATTTGCTGTCTGATGTGATTGACGGAGATGTAATAAAGCCATTTATTGCGGTGTATATGATTGCATTGGCGATCATCATTATCAGAAAAGCAGCTCAAAAGAAGATAGTCAAAAAGAAGACCAAACGATTAAGTATTCTTGCTTCTTTTGGAGGTTTTATGGACGCTGTTGGTGGTGGTGGTTGGGGACCAATTGTAACCTCTACATTGTTAGGACGTGGTAGAAATCCACGCTACACAATTGGTTCTGTAAATGCTGCCGAGTTTGCTGTTTCTTTCGCCAGTGGGGTAACTTTTATGCTTTTTGGTGGAATAGAAGGTTGGCAGGTAATTATTGGTTTGATTTTAGGTGGCGTAATTGCAGCACCTATTGCAGCAATTTTAGTAAATAAAATTAAAAGGCAACCCATGATGATTGCAGTAGGAATTTTAATTATCATTTTAAGTTTACGAACCTTATATAAATTACTATAA
- a CDS encoding phosphoadenylyl-sulfate reductase, protein MSTSVVASLLEKTKDFSIEETLAFLAKEYPNQVVFSTSFGQEDQVIIDFIGQNQLPITVFTLDTGRLFQETYDVFHKTVKKYKTEIKTYFPDTAAVETLLNQKGPNSFYDSVENRKECCFIRKVAPLTKALKGNAIWITGLRAEQSENRSDLNFFEYDAHFDIVKFNPLLKWTLQEVEAHLEKNNVPQNTLHKQGFVSIGCAPCTRAILPGEDIRAGRWSWESSHKECGLHQK, encoded by the coding sequence ATGAGTACATCAGTCGTAGCCAGTTTATTGGAAAAAACAAAGGACTTCTCTATTGAGGAAACGCTTGCTTTTTTGGCTAAGGAATATCCAAATCAAGTGGTTTTTTCTACTTCTTTTGGGCAAGAAGATCAGGTAATTATCGATTTTATTGGTCAAAATCAGTTGCCAATAACGGTTTTTACTTTAGATACAGGACGTTTGTTCCAAGAAACCTACGATGTTTTTCATAAGACTGTGAAAAAATATAAAACGGAAATTAAAACCTATTTTCCTGATACTGCTGCGGTAGAAACTTTGTTGAATCAGAAAGGACCGAATAGTTTTTATGATTCGGTAGAAAATAGAAAAGAATGTTGTTTCATTCGAAAAGTAGCGCCCTTAACCAAAGCTTTGAAAGGCAATGCCATTTGGATAACCGGTTTAAGAGCAGAGCAATCAGAGAATAGAAGTGATTTGAACTTTTTTGAATACGACGCCCATTTTGATATTGTCAAATTCAATCCATTGTTAAAATGGACGTTACAAGAAGTGGAAGCACATCTAGAAAAGAATAACGTACCTCAAAACACCTTGCACAAACAAGGCTTTGTAAGTATTGGTTGCGCACCTTGTACCAGAGCGATTTTGCCAGGAGAAGATATCAGAGCAGGAAGATGGTCTTGGGAATCGAGCCACAAAGAATGTGGGTTACACCAAAAATAA
- a CDS encoding RrF2 family transcriptional regulator, protein MLSKKTKYGIKALTFLARQENQTPVQIAEIAKSEHISIKFLESILLLLRHSGFLGAKKGKGGGYYLIKDPKDINMAHVYRILEGPIALLPCVSHNFYEKCDDCVDEASCSVHKLMTEVRDNTLMILENNTLADVSF, encoded by the coding sequence ATGTTATCAAAGAAAACAAAATACGGAATAAAAGCATTGACTTTCTTGGCGCGCCAAGAGAATCAAACGCCAGTGCAAATTGCTGAAATAGCAAAGAGCGAGCATATTTCGATTAAGTTTTTAGAAAGCATTTTATTATTGTTACGTCATTCCGGTTTTTTGGGTGCCAAAAAAGGAAAAGGGGGCGGATATTATTTAATTAAAGATCCCAAAGACATCAATATGGCGCATGTGTATCGTATTTTAGAAGGCCCCATTGCATTACTACCTTGCGTAAGTCACAATTTTTATGAAAAATGTGATGATTGTGTGGACGAAGCTAGTTGTTCAGTACACAAATTAATGACCGAAGTCCGCGATAACACGCTGATGATACTCGAAAACAACACCCTCGCAGACGTCTCTTTTTAA
- a CDS encoding sulfate adenylyltransferase subunit 1, which produces MEVLKIATAGSVDDGKSTLIGRLLYDTKSLTTDKIEAIEKSSKQKGYDYLDFSLATDGLVAEREQGITIDVAHIYFSTAKKSYIIADTPGHVEYTRNMVTGASTSQVSIILIDARKGVIEQTYRHFFINNLLRVKEVIVAVNKMDLVDYSEEVFNKIKADFQALNAKSSFKEQNVSYIPLSAINGGNVADKSENMPWYTGQTVLEHLEDLSPEDVFETGKTRFPVQTVIRPKTEEYHDFRGYAGKLYGNSIQVGDAVTVLPSLTESKVSKIHFFDQQFDEAKAGSSIVVELENDINVTRGDMIVKSGELPQVEKDINATICWMDSKKLVPGTKYLVQHNTNRVLAKIDAIKNVIATDYSGAVPATQLAINEIGEVTIKLSKALYFDKYNDNKSNGAFILIDANTNTTAGVGFIK; this is translated from the coding sequence ATGGAAGTTTTAAAAATAGCAACAGCAGGAAGTGTAGATGACGGAAAGAGTACTTTAATCGGGAGGTTATTGTATGACACCAAATCATTGACTACGGATAAAATTGAAGCAATAGAAAAAAGCAGCAAGCAAAAAGGCTACGATTATCTTGACTTTTCTTTGGCTACGGATGGTTTAGTTGCCGAAAGAGAGCAGGGGATTACGATTGATGTGGCTCATATTTATTTTTCGACTGCAAAGAAAAGTTACATTATTGCCGATACTCCAGGTCACGTAGAATATACGCGTAATATGGTAACAGGAGCTTCGACTTCTCAAGTGTCGATCATTTTGATTGATGCTCGTAAAGGAGTGATTGAGCAAACTTACCGACACTTCTTTATCAATAATTTATTGCGTGTGAAAGAGGTAATTGTTGCAGTAAACAAAATGGACTTAGTCGATTATTCAGAAGAAGTTTTTAACAAAATCAAAGCCGACTTCCAAGCTTTGAATGCCAAAAGTTCATTCAAAGAACAAAACGTAAGTTACATTCCCTTAAGTGCTATTAACGGCGGAAATGTAGCTGATAAATCAGAAAATATGCCTTGGTACACTGGGCAAACAGTTTTGGAACATTTAGAAGATTTATCTCCAGAAGATGTGTTCGAAACTGGTAAAACACGTTTTCCTGTGCAAACAGTGATTCGTCCAAAAACCGAAGAATACCACGACTTTAGGGGTTATGCTGGAAAATTATATGGAAACTCAATTCAAGTTGGCGATGCCGTTACGGTATTACCTTCGTTAACCGAATCTAAAGTGTCCAAAATTCACTTCTTTGACCAACAATTTGATGAAGCCAAAGCGGGTTCGTCTATTGTAGTTGAATTGGAAAACGACATCAATGTGACTCGTGGCGACATGATTGTAAAATCAGGAGAATTACCGCAAGTAGAAAAAGATATTAATGCGACTATTTGTTGGATGGACAGCAAGAAATTAGTGCCAGGAACCAAGTATTTGGTGCAACACAATACGAACAGAGTTTTGGCTAAAATTGACGCTATCAAAAATGTAATTGCAACGGATTATTCCGGAGCTGTTCCTGCTACACAATTAGCCATAAACGAAATTGGAGAAGTGACTATCAAATTAAGCAAAGCATTGTATTTTGATAAATACAACGATAATAAATCAAATGGAGCGTTTATTTTAATTGACGCTAATACCAACACAACAGCGGGAGTTGGATTTATAAAATAA
- a CDS encoding precorrin-2 dehydrogenase/sirohydrochlorin ferrochelatase family protein, with translation MEERNELYPVFLKLHQLNVLIVGGGNVGLEKLSFMLKSSPNANVEVVAPRFLPELEALVAQHPSVKLTAKKFNRWMLRKRHLVIACTDDLKVNKRVFDLCRKRHLICNIADTPLLCDYYLGGIVTKGNVKIAISTNGKSPTTAKRLREFFEEIIPDDINTMVENLNEYRKTLKGNFEEKVQKMNEITESLKNKK, from the coding sequence ATGGAAGAAAGAAACGAACTATATCCTGTGTTTTTAAAACTACATCAATTGAATGTGTTGATTGTGGGTGGCGGAAATGTAGGTTTAGAGAAGTTATCATTTATGTTGAAATCCAGTCCGAATGCCAATGTTGAAGTAGTAGCGCCACGATTTCTTCCTGAACTGGAAGCTTTGGTTGCACAACATCCTTCGGTTAAGCTAACAGCAAAGAAATTCAATCGTTGGATGCTTCGCAAACGCCATTTGGTAATTGCGTGTACGGATGATTTGAAGGTAAATAAAAGAGTATTTGATTTGTGTCGCAAGCGTCATTTGATTTGCAATATTGCCGACACACCTCTGTTGTGTGATTATTATTTGGGGGGAATTGTAACCAAAGGAAATGTAAAAATTGCTATTTCAACCAACGGAAAATCACCCACAACAGCTAAGCGATTGCGAGAATTTTTTGAAGAAATAATTCCAGACGACATCAATACAATGGTCGAAAATTTGAATGAATACCGAAAAACCTTAAAAGGAAATTTTGAAGAAAAAGTCCAAAAAATGAATGAAATTACCGAATCGTTGAAAAATAAGAAATAG
- a CDS encoding NAD(P)/FAD-dependent oxidoreductase, protein MIKTDILIIGAGPTGLFAVFEAGLLKLKCHILDALPQPGGQLSELYPKKPIYDIPGFPEVLAGDLVDNLMEQIKQFEPGFTLGERAETIVKQEDGTFIVTSNAGTQFHTPVVAIAGGLGSFEPRKPLIENIEFYEDKGVKYFIKNPEEFRNKRVVIAGGGDSALDWSIFLADVASEVTLIHRRNEFRGALDSVEKVQELKNEGKIRMITPAEVVGINGANHIESIVIEEDGVQRTIETDYFIPLFGLTPKLGPIADWGLEIEKNAIKVNNALDYQTNIPGIFAIGDVNTYPGKLKLILCGFHEATLMCQAAYQIINPGKRYVLKYTTVSGVDGFDGTRKEAPKAVVKAIV, encoded by the coding sequence ATGATTAAAACAGACATACTTATAATTGGAGCAGGCCCAACAGGTTTATTTGCCGTATTCGAAGCGGGATTATTAAAATTAAAATGTCATATTCTAGATGCTTTGCCACAACCGGGTGGACAGCTTTCCGAATTATATCCTAAAAAACCCATCTATGATATTCCAGGTTTTCCTGAAGTATTGGCAGGTGACTTGGTAGATAATTTGATGGAGCAAATCAAGCAATTCGAACCAGGATTTACGCTTGGGGAGCGTGCTGAAACCATTGTAAAACAAGAAGACGGAACCTTTATCGTAACCTCTAATGCAGGAACACAATTCCACACACCAGTAGTTGCCATTGCAGGTGGTTTAGGAAGTTTTGAACCTCGTAAACCCTTAATTGAAAATATCGAATTCTACGAAGATAAAGGAGTAAAATACTTCATTAAAAATCCAGAAGAGTTCAGAAATAAAAGAGTCGTAATTGCTGGTGGAGGAGACTCGGCTTTGGATTGGAGTATTTTCTTGGCTGATGTAGCTTCAGAAGTAACTTTAATTCATAGACGAAATGAGTTTAGAGGTGCTTTAGATTCAGTAGAAAAAGTACAAGAGTTGAAAAACGAAGGTAAAATCCGAATGATTACGCCTGCAGAAGTAGTGGGTATAAACGGTGCGAATCATATTGAATCGATTGTAATTGAAGAAGATGGAGTGCAAAGAACGATCGAAACAGATTATTTCATTCCGCTTTTTGGTTTGACACCTAAATTAGGTCCAATCGCTGATTGGGGATTGGAAATCGAGAAAAATGCGATCAAAGTAAACAACGCTTTGGATTACCAAACGAACATTCCCGGAATTTTCGCCATTGGTGACGTTAATACTTATCCGGGTAAATTGAAATTGATTCTTTGTGGTTTCCACGAAGCCACTTTGATGTGCCAGGCGGCCTACCAAATCATCAACCCAGGAAAACGTTATGTGTTGAAATACACTACCGTTTCTGGGGTAGACGGATTTGATGGAACTCGTAAAGAAGCGCCAAAAGCAGTAGTAAAAGCGATCGTGTAA